In a single window of the Streptomyces sp. NBC_01471 genome:
- a CDS encoding condensation protein, translated as MTERQLAPHEAAITAAGVRLVLHCDIVGELDEAVLALALARLRSCYPLITGRITTDRAEAGPLARIGETATGPFLGHGADFDEEISAPLNWEQDPLLRITVLHEPDRPGHRRVVLTLPRAFADAMSYVAVHQRLWTLYTALSTGRPAPDEPVRPVLGPALDDLLAARFTPRQLRDFVDERARLDTGAPPALLPTPASRNGGPGPDLSFGIIEIEADADQCAQLVRRAHDASLTVNALVSGILLTALRTLFPAPGGPVRILCTTAVDMRRRLVPPLPYEVLQSAATTTSIRLEVAGGADPVAVGQDLDTRLRAALENGAAAMELAAFPHMLDQHPPSLVITNVGAITAPDLPDGLRMVDVCLAPLGHVPMVFAVVKRYQGRLTMTLNYSRAWYTDTQIHALAHQAATLLTDLTA; from the coding sequence ATGACGGAGCGTCAGCTCGCACCGCACGAGGCGGCCATCACTGCTGCCGGTGTCCGGCTCGTACTGCACTGCGACATCGTGGGCGAGCTCGACGAGGCGGTCCTGGCGCTTGCCCTGGCCCGACTGCGGTCCTGCTACCCCCTGATCACCGGCAGGATCACCACTGACCGTGCGGAGGCCGGGCCACTGGCCCGGATCGGGGAGACGGCCACCGGACCCTTCCTGGGCCATGGCGCTGACTTCGACGAGGAGATCAGCGCACCCCTCAACTGGGAACAGGATCCGTTGCTCCGGATCACCGTGCTCCACGAGCCGGACCGCCCCGGTCACCGCCGGGTGGTCCTGACGCTTCCCCGGGCCTTCGCCGACGCGATGAGTTACGTCGCTGTCCACCAACGCCTGTGGACCCTCTACACCGCACTGTCCACCGGCCGGCCCGCTCCCGACGAGCCCGTCCGGCCGGTGCTGGGCCCGGCGCTCGACGACCTGCTCGCAGCGCGCTTCACCCCGCGGCAGCTGCGCGACTTCGTCGACGAACGCGCCCGCCTGGACACCGGGGCTCCGCCCGCGCTGCTGCCCACTCCGGCCTCGCGTAACGGCGGCCCCGGGCCCGACCTGAGCTTCGGCATCATCGAGATCGAAGCCGATGCCGACCAGTGCGCACAGCTGGTCCGGCGGGCCCACGACGCCTCCCTCACCGTCAACGCACTGGTCTCCGGAATCCTGCTGACCGCTCTGCGCACCCTGTTTCCCGCACCGGGTGGACCGGTGCGAATCCTGTGCACGACGGCCGTCGACATGCGCCGCAGACTCGTCCCGCCGCTGCCCTACGAGGTCCTCCAGTCCGCCGCGACGACCACCTCGATCCGGCTTGAGGTCGCCGGCGGGGCGGACCCCGTCGCGGTCGGGCAGGACCTGGACACCCGGCTGCGCGCTGCTCTGGAGAACGGAGCCGCCGCGATGGAACTGGCCGCGTTCCCCCACATGCTCGACCAGCACCCGCCCAGCCTCGTCATCACCAACGTCGGCGCCATCACCGCCCCCGATCTGCCGGACGGTCTCCGCATGGTCGATGTGTGCCTGGCACCACTGGGCCACGTCCCGATGGTCTTCGCCGTCGTCAAGCGCTATCAGGGCCGCCTGACCATGACCCTGAACTACAGCCGCGCCTGGTACACCGACACCCAGATCCACGCACTCGCCCACCAGGCCGCCACCTTGCTGACTGACCTGACCGCATAA